The Perognathus longimembris pacificus isolate PPM17 chromosome 3, ASM2315922v1, whole genome shotgun sequence nucleotide sequence CAGCTCATGATCATCAAAAGTGATGACGACTGTGGTAGATGCCTGGAAAACTGGGGAGGAAATGGTTCATCTggtgggcctttttttttttttttttaaaatggagtaGTGATTGCTTGTTCCacttggaaaggaaaagaaaggtggGAAGATGGGTTCCCAAGCCTCTTGTATAGAGACACACCCAAGGTCTGAATGGGCGTGAATACATTATGGGACACCTAGAGCATAAGTGGTTCTTGCCGGTACACCAGCTAGTGTTTAACAACTACCTCGGTTGGGGTTCACAGTCTTGATGTGAATCGTTTGCTAATTCCATTCATGTGGATATTGCCACCCTCGCTGATTACACGATGCCAATGAGACAGGCTAGGTAGGGGTGGCTGTGCACGGTTAGCAATGGCGAACTTGGCTTCTGGTTCAAACACATTAATCCCAGTCTTGGTGCTGGGCGCTGATGgaccacgcctgtcatcctagctacttaggaggctgagatctgaggattgtggttcaaagccaacccaagcagtaaagttcttgagacttttatctccaatgaaccaccaaagagccagaagtggggctcttTTTGCCTTGCGCTAAAAAGCCtcaggacagcatctaggctggagttcaagcccaaggcacTCCTCAAACAAGACAAAGCACCCCCAGCCATGAATAGATTTGCACTCAGAACCCATAAGACACAGAAGCAGTGAAGGAAACATGTCTCAGAGAGGCCACGAGAGTGTACCCTGTGTGTGCCAGGCAGAACACATCTGTCCACCGGATACAGAGTGGAACATTCTAGACTCACAGCTTGGAAGGGTAAAACTCAGGCAggaaacagactttcctgcaaagAGTTTAGGGAGACCCAGGTGGAAAATGGGGTGCAAGATTCCTTCCTGAAATCTCTTCTCTTCCAGAGATTCCTGCAACAGACTTCTAAGAAAAAGGGTCAAACCTGGATGGGGCTGTCAGACCTGCAAGACGAGGCCAAGTGGCAGTGGGTAGTTGGCTCACCCCTGATGTTCAGGTAGATCTCGGAGGAAGCAAACACCTTGTAGACTAAGAGTGGGTTGCACAGGTTCTGGCTTGAGCTTTTTTGCGGGGTGAAGGCCTGAGGGGGTGGGGCTTCTTTCCCCTCTGTGGCTCACTGGGTTAAATTCTTGGCTTGATGAAGGAGTGCTTTCATAATGCCATGTTCAGACAGGATGGCCCTGTAGaaaccagatgccagtggttcatgccagtggactcaggggggctgagatctggagactctcagttcaaggccagtcctggTAGAAAAGCTCACTAGAttcaatttccaaaataaccagcaaaacaccagtTTGGaagtatgacttaagtggtagagcaccagcctagcaagcaagcagAGCCAATGAAAAGCTTTGCACTGAAACACCAGTACTGACAAATATATAGaatgatatatattataaatatatgaatatattttaaataaacattatattaaataatacatgtgtcatatattatatgttattctatattctatataaatatatttaaataaatttattagataaatattatatgttatgtcttttatatattatattgtatgcaTCATATGTTatactttaaataaatattatatagcaaatatattttatataaacatatattatatGCCATATAGAACATTAATAGAAAATGTGAGGTGTGGCAAAGCCAACATGCCATAGAATTATTGCAATTGAAAAGATAACAtgaagagaaagatggcgccaaaAGAATAAGGAGGCatcccgactcgcaccaactgaatagcgagctgggaactccaacacccaacaccccatcaagaacccagcaaaaccagcatccagaagcagtggagaaatgcaggaaaacaaaaaggagcaaaaaagaagaaccaaaaacctatacggagccggagattctccggggcacctcccccaaccagccgaccctggcccaaacagggccaggctgggaaaggggaacccggcgatcggcagacaggttgccaggagcgcagaattcatatagcgggacaccctacggacacaaggcagggtgcggaccaagacacacaccggcagagacgagaagttcgggtccacaccgggtttggacaagggaacccagcgcggcagaaagagggaaccagggaagccaccacgacacttcgccaacccctgaagggccaacggctgcgcgggacacacacacaaagcagcaaaagtgagtcccccattatcccctcccccaacgggagaccagctatcagagacccaagcccgacaaagaagctagatctccctccctcccccttcccacccccgagggaacaaagaacccccaaatcaggcgggaagctcccatcaggcgctgggaagccagtttagcaggggaagggcggaacagccccaagcccccacaggttcctgaactggcagaaccggccccgtccccttcccaacaggggccgggggacagccagcagggcaagccccacccgaggcgcctggacctcgcagactcttacaactaaaatcacaggcgctggtgggcaataccagcccagcagggtcacctgggcctgatcacgtcccccccccccccgtgcagcagaggcgaggtctgagggtgccaagccacacccggacagttgatcccactgggccccacacataccgcctcccccaacggactcgcgggagggcgcaagcacaacccaacaacccaggactcactctgggaggcatatcccgctaaagtgcatgttgtagtggacaacagcgcacaggagggcggggcccctggcgacagcacccgctctggtaggcgtaccctgcactggtgggcggggccacagaggcacctgctgccatagatacgcctacacaggagggaggaaagagctacaaaccaaacctgagaagccatccacagatttccagatgcgcaaatcacaaagaaacataactcagttcatcaaaggacaagccaactcgccagctccaaaaagcagcacgactgaagaggagatggagactaaaaaagcaaaagaggccatgttaacaggaatgatcgaaagcatcagaaatgaaatcagaaaacaattccaggagtttagaccggaaatctggaaggacacccaggaagccaagaaagaaatggaagcaaaaatggatacaatgcaagcctcctttaaagaaatggaagcaaaaatggatacaatgcaagccgcctttaaagaaaatctccacatcctcagaattgaaatgcatgaaaaaatagatttaaaatacaactctttttttttttttttttgccagtcctgggccttggactcagggcctgagcaccgtccctggcttctttttgctcaaggctaacactctgccacttgagccacagcgccacttctggccgttttctgtatatgtggtgctggggaattgaacccagggcctcatgtatacgaggcaagcactcttgccactaggccatattcccagccctaaaatacaactctttaaatgaagaaatttccactatcagagctgatatgacaaccataaatagctctctgatatctataaactccgcaattgaaaccataacacaaagagtggaccatatagaatccagaatctctcgcctggacgatgaagcagctgacaacaaccagaaaatgaccacactccaagaaaaggtgaagcttcagggaagactaatccagaaactaatggacaaagacaagaaatataatctgcgcataattggaatagaagaaggagccgaataccagaacagagggcttcatcatgttctcaataaagttattgcagaaaacttccccaatctcacaggggaccccatccaggtaaccgaagcctataggacacctggcaggccagaccccaggaaaaccaccccaaggcacataatattcaagactacagacctcaagattaaagagcaaattctgaattcagccaaagcgaagaaggaaacttttttcaatgggaagaggattcgaataacatccgacttatccacacaaacttcccaagctcgaagtgagtggaagaacaccatccaagtacttcagaataacaatttacaacctcggatcaaatatccagcgaaattggagttcacattcgaagggagaaccggatctttccacaccaaagaggagctaaaggagtatgtgaataaaaaaccagccctacagcgaatattaagaggggaaccccacccaacagagatcgtaaaagacacacagacagaatcagaaagaaatttcaatagctaaagtccagcagaaagaccagctcactaaagacaagaagaaaaaaaaaaaagaggaaaaaacagcccaacaagaaaatggaaggagaaaaaacacccttatccttgatctctttaaatataaatggcttaaaatccccgattaagaggagcagactggcagaatggattcgcaaacaaaaagttgacatctgctgtctacaagagacccaccttacagcaagggacaaaaacaggcttcgaatgaaaggatggagcaagatctaccaagcaaatgcacccaccaaaacggcaggtgtagccattctgatctcagacaagctggacttctctttaaagtccactcaaaaagacaaagaaggacactacatattaatacaaggaaaaatccagaatcaagacatgacggtgataaatgtatactcaccaaacaaaagaggcccaacatatgtcaagcaaattctcacagaattacagagcaagatagacgcaaacacaatcatagtgggtgactttaatactcctctctctccaagagacagatccaaaacccagaggattagtaagggagctgaggacctaaataacaccatttcccaaatggatctaacagacctatatagaacctttcaccctacagagacccaacacaccttcttttcagcagctcatggatcatattccaaaatagaccacgtcatagcccacacaaagaacctcagcaaatacaaaagtattgacgtcatcccatttattatatctgatcacagtggattaaaggtaaccctcaacaacaaaggaaaccacagacactatacacactcttggaggctaaaccccacgctgctatccaacacttggaccacagaccaaattaaagatgaaatcaacaaattcataagccacaatgacaaagaaaacacatcacaaagaaacctatgggacacagctaaggcagtactgaggggcaagatcattgcactcagcacccacattaaaagaatggaagcagagcaggtgaataccctcacgatgaaactaaaacaactggagaaacaagaaatgacagaatctaaaacgactaggaggggagagatcacaaagattaaagaagagataaatctgattgaagatagaaagaccattcaacaaataaataagactaaaagctggttctttgagaaaataaacaaaattgacagaccccttgcaagacgtacaaaaaaaaaaagaagagaagagactcatattcgtaaaatcagggactccaccggaaaaattacaacaagtacacacgatattcaaacaatcataaggagctatttccaaaacctctactcagtaaaaaacaataattttacagaaatggatcaattcttagagaagtacaaactgcccaaactgaaccaagaagaaataaatcaactaaataaaccaataacttacggtgagatacaggaggtaatcaagaacctccctactaagaaaagcccaggcccagatggattcaccaacaaattctacaaaacctttagtgaggcgctaataccaatactcctcaaactcttccgcaaaatagaaacagagggagaaatcccaaactcattctacgaagctaatatcatactcattcccaaaccaggcaaagacccaacaaaaaaagagaactacagaccaatatcactaatgaacacagacgcaaagctcctcaataaaatattagctaataggatccagaaactgatcaagaatatcatacatcatgaccaagtaggcttcatccctcagtcacaaggatggttcaacatccgtaaatcaatcaacgtaattcaccacataaacagatctaaaattaagaattacattgttatctcagtcgatgcccaaaaagcctttgacaaaatacaacatccatacctattaaaagctttggagagaacaggaatagatggaacattcctcaaaacaataaaagccatatacaacagaccaactgctaatatcatattaaatggagagaaacttaaatcattccccctaaactcaggaacaagacaaggatgcccactctccccacttctgttcaacatagtgctggaatccctagccatagcaataaggcaagaggaggacatcaaagggatccacatcggcaaggaagaaatcaagttatccctattcgcagacgacatgatcttatatctgaaggacccaaaaaactcagtacccaaactcctacacctaataaaccaatttggcaaagtagcaggatacaaaatcaatccacaaaagtcagcagctcttctgtacaccagcaatagacaaacagaaaatgaaattatggaaacaattccatttacagtagccaaaaaaagaataaagtacctagggatcaacttaaccaaggacgtgatggacctattcaatgaaaactacaaaaatctaataagggaaatcaaagaagacacaaggagatggaaagacctcccatgctcatgggtaggcagaatcaatatagtggccatattgcccaaattgttatacaaattcaatgcaatctctatcaaaatccgagccacattcttcactgaaatacagaaagcaatccataaattcatatggaacagcaaaagacctagaatagccaaagcaattctaggcaaaaaaagcagtgcaggaggtatcacaataccagacttcaagctctactacaaggccatcataacaaaaacagcatggtattggtataaaaacagatcggaagaccagtggattagaattgaagacccagaaataaaaccgcactcttacagccaactgatatttgacaaaggagctaaagacatacaatggaataaacatagcctcttcaactactggtgctgggagaactgggcagccatatgcagaaaactcaaagtagacccaagcctatcaccatgcaccaagatcaactcaaaatggatcaaggacctcaacatcagacctgaatccttgaaactactgaaggacagagtaggaaagatgctagaacttacaggcacaggaaggaacttcctgaatagagtcccaggggcacaacaaataggggaaagactcgacaaatgggactactacaaattaaaacgtttctgcacagctaaggacatagccaccaaaatagaaagacagccaacgatatgggaaaggatatttatttaccagcacagcaacagacaaaggcctgatatcggtcatctacagagaactcaaaaaactaagcccctccaagcccaataaacctattaggaaatgggcaaaagagctaaagagagacttcacaagagaagatataaaaatggcaaagaaacacatgaggaagtgctcaacatccctgctagtaaaggaaatgcaaataaaaacaaccctgagataccacctcaccccagttagaatggcctatactctgaactcaggaaacaacaaatgctggaggggctgtggggaaagaggaacccttctccattgttggtgggagtgcaaattagtacaaccactttggagaacagtatggaggtttctcaaaaagctcaatatagacctaccctatgacccagccataccactcctaggcatctgtcctaaacaacaaaatccaagatatcaaaaagacatttgtacttccatgtttatcggagcacaattcacaatagccaaaatatggaaacaacccagatgcccctccacagacgaatggatccaaaaaatatggtacttatacacaatggaatactacatagcgattagggatggtgaaatattgttattcgcaggaaaGTGGTCAGAActcgagcaaataatgttgagtgagacaagcctagaacacagaaaacaaaggggcatgatctccctgatatatgactgttaacaacaggagacggagagacagtagagaccaagtctgtgaacactgtatatgttcttgatacattgtatattgcatatgtgtctacctgacctagacaagcgatggaaaaacaggttgtaagatatcacaagaaatgtacacactgccctactatgtaactgcaccctctttgcacaacaccttgtaaaaaaatttatgttcaattaataaaaaaaaaaaagataacatgactgcttggtactggtggctcatgcctgtgatcctggctactcaggagtctgagatctgagaatctccaggttcaaagccagtcagggcaggaaagttaaaagacttttatctccaatttaacaccACAAAGCTGtatgtaaagctgtggctcaagtgaaagagtgctagccttgagcaaaaaagtttaggggtagcactcaggccctgagttcaagccccaggattggcacacacaaaaacagaaagtaccaaattttatatatatatatatatatatatatatatatatatatatatatatgcatatacatatatatacgtatatatgaacatatacagagtcatgtacatatatacacaaacatgttAACCAAAACATAGATTCTGAACAAATAACTTATGGTTTAACAAAAATAgataccacaaaaaacaaaaaagaagatgtACCAAGCCCCATCCCTGATCCTGAGGGCAGAGAAATTGTGACCAAGAATTTTTCTTGTGGTTTCCACGGGCACTAATAGGTAACACAAAGTAAGCAGGCTCAGGATTGGCTTGTTTGGGGTTTCAATTTTGTTCCTGGCCTGTGAGGAAGAATTTGATTGGTTTGTATCTGAAAACCACACAGCCAGCAGGGAGGACCCCACTGGACCATGAGAACCAACAAGAGAAGGAGGCAAAGATCAAGTGACTCATCTATACCACTGGGTGCAGAACAAGGCTGTCCTATGCATGCAGGGCAGATGTGAACTGAAGTTTCAAAGTGGAAAGAAGATGGTGGATGTAGGAGGTGTGAAACAGAGGGTCAATTTCTATTGGTCTATGCAGATTCACCAAGTATTGGAGTGAAGGAGAGCCAACAATTCTGGGGGAGAAGATTGTACAGAATTTAGAGGTGATGGCTGGAACAACATGCTGTGTGAGCTTGACAGATTCTGGATTTGCAAGACATCTGCAGCCCCCTGCTCTACCAAGTGAAGTCCCATCTATCGCCACAGTGCCCTAGGCAGCAAGCTCGTGCACGGTGCTATTCTGTGTTCTGCCAGTCAGTTCCTTCTTCCTGTCTGTGTGTATGGAGGTTTTTGATAAGagactttcttttctcctccctccttcccttcttcctctttcctcctcctcctctctcctcctcctcctcctcctcttcctcctcctcctcttcctcctcctcttcctcctccccctccccctccttcttctcctcttccccttccttccttccttccttccttccttccttccttccttccttccttccttccttccttccttccttccttcctttcctttcctttcttcctctcttgctttcttgtttgttggtttgagacagggtctttctatgtagccaaggctgattcagaactcaagatcctcctgcttcagtgtCCCAtatgctaggattaaaggcatgcactaccagctctcttctttattttttttaccccATACCTAAAACTTCCCAATCCTTAATCGATTGAGAGATTGGTTTGCAAACCTCTCActcatttcttttattctctgCCGACAATAAATATCTTCTTCTCTGCCAAATGGATGTTCACTCATGTTATTCCTCCCACAATTTcaagaagaaggggaaaattgCCCAAATTGAAAATTATCTCTCTTCTACTTTCAGgtcatctttattttttgaatttccaCGTGTGAAAGAATATAGTCCAGACTTACCTTTCTATATCTGGATAGCTTTGTTTAACATCATATCTTTCAGTTACATTCATTTCTCTGCAAAGGAcaggttttcattctcagaactaTTAGTTGAAGAGATTGTCCTTTCTCTGATGTATGTTTTTGGTGTCTTGATCTAGAATCAGTTGGCTGAAAATGCAtagatttgttttggttttggaacCTTAACTTGTTCCATGGGTCTGTTTTTAATCCCAAATCATACTATTTTTGTTCCATTGGCTCTGTTACATGTGCTGAAATCAAGCATTATAGCTggacacgcctgtaatcctagctactgaggaggctcagatctgaggattgtggtccaaagccagcctggggaggaaacaacatgagacttttatttccaataaaattctcagaaaaaatccagaagtagctcaagtggtagagtgctagccttgggtgcagggaggctgagggacagtgcctaggccctgagttcaagccccaggaccagcaaagagaaagggaggaaggaatcaaatattttttcttttcttttagaagtCAAGTATTATAAAGCACCTacagctttgttct carries:
- the LOC125347665 gene encoding LOW QUALITY PROTEIN: CD209 antigen-like protein E (The sequence of the model RefSeq protein was modified relative to this genomic sequence to represent the inferred CDS: inserted 3 bases in 2 codons) → MLLVLQLLSFILFTLLLLVILVKVSRLPSLQEHAMEDTIYQDLPQLKAGIDSLCRPCQWDWTFFQGNCYFFSXRYNWHNSITSCQKIGAQLMIIKSDDDCEHKWFLPRFLQQTSKKKGQTWMGLSDLQDEAKWQWVVGSPLMFRFTKYWSEGEPXNSGGEDCTEFRGDGWNNMLCELDRFWICKTSAAPCSTK